Within the Bradyrhizobium cosmicum genome, the region GAAGCGCAATCTCCAGATGCGGGCTTTACCTGTCGAGTGAATTGTGGCGTTCTTGTCCATATTATGGACAAGAGAGCTTTGTCAAAATCAGCGGTCGAACCGCGACAAGGCGCGCAGGCAATCCGGCGCGCGCTCGCGGTGCTGCGCATTCTTGCCGCAGGCCGTGAAGATGGTGTGCCATTGGCCGAGGTCGTACGCGCCACCGGCCTCACACGTCCGACCGTGCATCGCATCATCCACGTGCTGATCGAGGAAGGCATCGTGGAACGGCACGACAGAACCGGCCGCTACGCGATCGGAAACCAGGTGCCTGAACTGGCGCTTGCGCGAGCGCGGCCGTCGCGGCTGCTGGTCGCCGCCAGTCCGTCGCTGCGGCGCGCCTCCACCGAGATCGGCGACACGCTGTTCCTGACGATGCGGACCGGCAACGACACGCTATGCGTCGATCGCAGGATCGGCATCTATCCGATCCAGGTGCTGTCGATCGAGGTCGGCGCGCGCCGGCCGCTCGGCGTCAGCAGCGCCGGCGTCGCCATCCTCGCCGCGATGCCGGCTCCGGATGCGCGAAAAATCGTCGCAGCCAACGAGAAGAGATTCGAAGCCTACCAGACCGACGCTGCGTCGGTGATGAGCCAGGTCACGACGGCGCGGAAGCGTGGATACAATATGAGAGAAATCGGCCTCGTGCAGGGCACCAAGTCGATCTCGACCTGGATCAAGACCCCGGATGGGCAGCCGGCCGCAGCGATGACCGTCTCCGCCGTTCGGACGAGGCTCGGGCCAAGGCGGGAGCAGGAGGTTGCGGAGATCCTACTGCGCGAGGCGCGGATCATCGAGCAGGCGATACGGGGTTAGCGCTGTCGGCTAACACGGACGGCGCTTCTTCGCCTCTCCCCGCCTGCGGGGAGAGGCCGGAATTTGCGTGCAAATTCCGGGTGAGGGGGAGTCTCCGCAAACTCAACTCTCACCGTCCCCGCGGAGAATCCCCCTCACCCCAACCCTCTCCCCGCAAGCGGGGAGAGGGGGCGCGCCACCGCTGTCAATGGGCTGACTTGGCCCGCCATTTTGTGGCACAAGGGCCGCCATCGCCGACCGACCCACGAGGCCAAGCATGCCCGCGCCGAAACCGCCTGCCTTCGAGACCCTGAGCCTGCATGCGGGCCAGCATCCGGATCCCGCGACCGGCGCCCGCGCTGTGCCGATCTACCAGACCACGTCCTACGTGTTCCAGGATTCCGACCACGCCGCCGCTCTGTTCAACCTGGAGCGCGCCGGCCACATCTACACGCGCATTTCGAACCCGACCACCGGCGTGCTGGAGGAGCGGCTCGCGGCGCTGGAGGGCGGCGTCGGCGCGATCTGCACCGCGAGCGGCATGGCCGCGCTGCATCTGGCCATCGCGACATTGCTCAATGCCGGCGATCACATCGTGGCATCGAGCTCGCTCTATGGCGGCACCATCAACCTCCTGGCGCACACGCTGCCGCGCTTCGGCATCACCACCACCTTCGTGAAGCCGCGCGACCACGACGCGTTCCGCGCAGCGATCAAGCCGAACACGAAGCTGGTGATCGGCGAGACCATCGGCAATCCCGGGCTCGAAGTGCTCGACATCCCCAAGGTCGCAGCGATCGCGCATGACGCGAAGATTCCGCTGCTGATCGATAACACCTTTGCCACGCCCTATCTCAGCCGCCCGATCGAGCTCGGGGCCGACATCGTGATGCACTCGGCGACAAAATGGATCGGCGGCCACGGCATCGCGATCGGCGGCGCCCTCATCGACGGCGGCCACTTCGACTGGCGTGCGTCCGGAAAGTTCGGCGTGCTGACCGAGCCCTATGGCGGCTATCACGGCATCGTCTTCGACGAGCAGTTCGGCACCGCCGCCTTCATCATGCGTGCGCGCACCGAAGGCCTGCGCGATTTCGGCGCCTGCCTGTCGCCGACCAACGCATTCCAGCTGCTGCAGGGCGTCGAGACGCTGGGCGTGCGCATGGACCGCCACATCCAGAATACGCACCTCGTGCTGGAAGCCCTGAAGTCGAACAAGGCCGTCGACTGGGTGCTGCATCCCTCGATGGAAGACCACGCGGACTATCAGCTGGCAAAGCAATTGCTGCCGCGCGGCGCCGGCTCGATCGTCTCCTTCGGCATCAAGGGCGGGCGGCCCGCGGGACGCAAGTTCATCGAATCGCTGCGCATGATCAGCCATCTTGCCAATGTCGGCGACGCCAAGACGCTGGTGATCCACCCCGCCTCGACCACGCATCAACAGATGGACGCCGAGCAGCTCAAGGCGGCCGGCATCGGCGAGGAACTGGTGCGGCTGTCGGTCGGCATCGAGACGGCCTCAGACATCATCGACGATCTCTCCCAGGCGCTGCGCATCTCGCAAAAGGTTTGAGACCATGAAGCTCTCCGTCAACGGCGCCGAGGTGTTTGTCGCAACCGGCGGCCGCGAATTCGACAAGTCCCTGCCCGCGGTGGTCTTCATCCACGGCGCCGGCTTCGACCGTTCGACCTGGGCGCTGCATACGCGCTGGTTCGCCCATCACGGCTTTGGCGTGCTGGCGCCTGACATGCCCGGCCACGGCCGCTCGGCCGGGCCTTCGCTGTCATCCATCGCGGAGATGGCCGACTGGACCGCAGCATTGCTCGATGCCGCC harbors:
- a CDS encoding IclR family transcriptional regulator, yielding MDKRALSKSAVEPRQGAQAIRRALAVLRILAAGREDGVPLAEVVRATGLTRPTVHRIIHVLIEEGIVERHDRTGRYAIGNQVPELALARARPSRLLVAASPSLRRASTEIGDTLFLTMRTGNDTLCVDRRIGIYPIQVLSIEVGARRPLGVSSAGVAILAAMPAPDARKIVAANEKRFEAYQTDAASVMSQVTTARKRGYNMREIGLVQGTKSISTWIKTPDGQPAAAMTVSAVRTRLGPRREQEVAEILLREARIIEQAIRG
- a CDS encoding O-acetylhomoserine aminocarboxypropyltransferase; translation: MPAPKPPAFETLSLHAGQHPDPATGARAVPIYQTTSYVFQDSDHAAALFNLERAGHIYTRISNPTTGVLEERLAALEGGVGAICTASGMAALHLAIATLLNAGDHIVASSSLYGGTINLLAHTLPRFGITTTFVKPRDHDAFRAAIKPNTKLVIGETIGNPGLEVLDIPKVAAIAHDAKIPLLIDNTFATPYLSRPIELGADIVMHSATKWIGGHGIAIGGALIDGGHFDWRASGKFGVLTEPYGGYHGIVFDEQFGTAAFIMRARTEGLRDFGACLSPTNAFQLLQGVETLGVRMDRHIQNTHLVLEALKSNKAVDWVLHPSMEDHADYQLAKQLLPRGAGSIVSFGIKGGRPAGRKFIESLRMISHLANVGDAKTLVIHPASTTHQQMDAEQLKAAGIGEELVRLSVGIETASDIIDDLSQALRISQKV